The sequence below is a genomic window from Clostridia bacterium.
CGGTGAAGACCACCGGCCACTCCAGTCCCGTTCGTTCCGCCAGGGCCGCCACCCGGGAGGCCACGGCATCACAGATGCCGGCCAGGATTTGTTCCTTGGGGATGCCCTGGGAAACGTGGGAGATGACCTCGGATTCGGCAAAGAC
It includes:
- a CDS encoding 2-hydroxyglutaryl-CoA dehydratase; translated protein: VFAESEVISHVSQGIPKEQILAGICDAVASRVAALAERTGLEWPVVFTGGVARNQGVAQALSRRLGDELVIPEDPQITAALGAALFAAEKLSRG